The nucleotide sequence TGTTTTTCACCTAATTTTTGAAGTTCTGTTGCTAATTGATTTAATAACTTCTGAGGACTAAACGTATCTTCACATTTGAAATAGGGTTTACAAGGTTCTTCTGACCATTCGTTATCACAACAacgttcataattttgttcatataaaGTTTTAATATAAGTAACATacttcacatatttttcgcACTTAGACTTATCAGAATCGTTACATTTAATATCTTTgtgattttcaaaataatcgTACAaatctttttcctctttccaGTCTTTcggaaacaaaaatatttgattACATTGACAAAATCCCAAATtagaatatctttttttaataatatctgCCACTATATCAAAAAGTTTATCACTAACTGGTttgttattaaatttattatcaGAACTATACCTTTTCCTTAATTGATCAAGGAACCAgtattgaaaataaaaacagccATGTTTACGATCGTTATCAGATAGACCAGATAATCTTTTTAGGTGCTTCGATACCTTATAACAAAATGTTTTATCCTCTTCTTTCGTgctttttaaatcattttcACAGTAATTATCGCTATAACCCTTAATGTCTATatcatcccattttttatattcttcataTGAAGGCAATTTTTCTAAGTGTTTTTCCTATTAGCCAGgtgagataaaaaaatgtaactatGTAAATAAGCGTTCTTGCTAAAGAAAAGGTGTTAAACATATCTTAGAATATTATACAGTACAGAAATAGTAAGCtatatgtaaaatgaaaataaaaatgtacccaATCATTCTCTGGTAAAAGTGCCATCATCCTGTTATATAATGATGCTCATATCATAGTTACGTACACGCGtacatttgaaaaataataacgcTTAATTTGCTGCTATATCTTAGATTACtc is from Plasmodium cynomolgi strain B DNA, scaffold: 0448, whole genome shotgun sequence and encodes:
- a CDS encoding CYIR protein (putative;~vir-type antigen), with product EKHLEKLPSYEEYKKWDDIDIKGYSDNYCENDLKSTKEEDKTFCYKVSKHLKRLSGLSDNDRKHGCFYFQYWFLDQLRKRYSSDNKFNNKPVSDKLFDIVADIIKKRYSNLGFCQCNQIFLFPKDWKEEKDLYDYFENHKDIKCNDSDKSKCEKYVKYVTYIKTLYEQNYERCCDNEWSEEPCKPYFKCEDTFSPQKLLNQLATELQKLGEKQEAPRDKGTEGVAVDAAAKPAPRAHVPQPPAPPEPKEALDEEVLEVAEDEVAEEGEPGPLEGEATVILQDTVPFSPPPIENPGEDVHTGQYYTSELARNIVPLTIADSPNTLGTTHEELDSKFFRNIIMAVAVLGTIFFLFYYNRVIAHSIL